The Pontiella desulfatans genomic sequence TTCTACATAACACTTATATTCTGATTCTTGGAATGAGGCCAATTTGAAGGTTCTCTCCAAGGACCAGCTCTGAGGACAGACTGCATTCTGCCCCATTCTCTCCCCACGAGTTACTTCTTCCTCCATGAGTGGACGAGCCAGATACCCAAGTATGCGGGTTTTCAGCTCTTCATTAGTCAGGATTCCCACACCATCTAGCACGGCATAGTATCTTGCTAAAACCTCGAAACCGCCCAGGCTCTCTAAGGTTGTTTCGCAATTATTTTCACTTCCTACTTCTTCGATTTTACGCATTTTTTCTTCTCCTGTGGTTGTCTGTTTTGAGTACTGGTTCCCGGACTGTTTTTCGTTCTTTTTTCCCATTACGCCGCTCCGATTCTGTGGTCATCGATCCAGTTTTGAACCTGATCGAGATCAAAAAGAATTGAGCGAGCACCAATCCTGATATAGGGCAGTCGCCCATCAGCAACGAGTTGACGGACGAATCTGGGGGACACGTTTAACATCTTTGCAAGAGATGCTGTTTTTAAGTACTTCGGTTCTATTTTCATTTCTTGTCCTTTCGTGGTTAC encodes the following:
- a CDS encoding helix-turn-helix transcriptional regulator; protein product: MPIKALIVLHQLNAVFSVTTKGQEMKIEPKYLKTASLAKMLNVSPRFVRQLVADGRLPYIRIGARSILFDLDQVQNWIDDHRIGAA